In Cicer arietinum cultivar CDC Frontier isolate Library 1 chromosome 1, Cicar.CDCFrontier_v2.0, whole genome shotgun sequence, one DNA window encodes the following:
- the LOC101501429 gene encoding uncharacterized protein yields MDGYHPDRSWVYDRLYVQRGGLKPTFAKGVEEFITKAISRNQFVEDGGIRCPCHNCMCSGVLSASEVKLHLNSSGYIDNDDPFTLMQHMVDDAFGPTYDFQNMGDEGNEKEINEEPPNEDAQDFYDLLTAANKPLYEGASDSKLSICVKLLACKSNWNVPQKCLDFFATMLVDVCPFKDSLPKNFYQAKKLVTMLGLKSEKIDCCVKGCMLYYKENSADIECRFCHEPRYVPRKPGIGNHKDIPVKRMFYMPITPRLKRLYASTETAAQMRWHQHNRSSSGILRHPSDGEAWNHFDARYPDFANEPRNVRLGLCSDGFTPYIQASSSPYSCWPVVVTPYNLPPEMCMTKPFMFLTCLIPGPSNPKANIDVYLQPLIDELQQLWSEGALTYDISMKQNFVMRATLMWTINDFPAYGMLSGWSTQGKLACPVCMDGNKAFTLKYDGKNSWFNCHRRFLPHNHAFRSKKGFTKNRVVKDEPPPILNGEEVWGLVHNIPHVIDNAHTKLFGYGNKTKDNEKARMDLAIICQRSDQELVPHNNGKMKKPKGNYCLTSSEAKKVRKWIKELKMPDGYASNLARCADVNTGQINGMKSHDCHVFMECLLPFLFSSLPDHVWKPLTELSQFFKGLCSNTLRHDELVKLGENIPFIICKLERIFPPGLFDSMEHLLIHLPYEAKLGGPVQYRWMYPFERMMGDFKRTVKNKARVEGSICMSYLHRETTYFCSHYFKTISLFNRSQHNEGANLNDVVTTTLSISNQLGRPSGKAQTHWSSDAERRSAHLHILINCNEVKPVGL; encoded by the exons ATGGATGGCTACCACCCAGATCGTAGTTGGGTATATGATAGACTTTATGTTCAACGAGGGGGGTTGAAACCAACATTTGCAAAAggtgttgaagagtttataacaAAGGCAATAAGTCGTAATCAGTTTGTAGAAGATGGTGGCATCAGATGTCCTTGTCACAATTGTATGTGTAGCGGTGTATTGTCTGCAAGTGAAGTAAAACTTCACTTGAATAG TAGTGGATATATTGATAACGATGATCCATTTACGTTAATGCAACATATGGTTGATGATGCATTTGGTCCAACTTATGACTTCCAAAATATGGGTGATGAGGGCAACGAGAAAGAGATTAATGAAGAGCCTCCAAATGAGGATGCTCAAGACTTTTATGATTTGTTAACTGCTGCAAACAAACCCTTATATGAGGGGGCTTCtgattcaaaactttcaatatGCGTGAAACTTTTAGCTTGCAAATCAAATTGGAATGTTCCGCAGAAATGTCTTGATTTCTTTGCAACCATGCTTGTAGATGTGTGTCCTTTTAAGGATTCACTTCCAAAAAATTTTTACCAAGCGAAAAAACTGGTGACAATGCTAGGATTGAAGTCTGAGaaaattgattgttgtgttaaagggtGCATGTTGTACTACAAAGAGAATAGTGCAGATATAGAGTGTAGGTTTTGTCATGAACCCCGATATGTTCCTCGTAAGCCTGGGATAGGTAACCACAAAGACATTCCAGTTAAGAGGATGTTCTATATGCCAATCACTCCTAGGTTAAAAAGATTGTATGCATCAACGGAAACTGCTGCCCAAATGAGATGGCATCAACATAATAGATCAAGTTCAGGCATTTTACGTCATCCATCTGATGGGGAAGCTTGGAATCATTTTGATGCAAGGTATCCAGACTTCGCAAATGAACCAAGAAATGTAAGGCTTGGGTTATGTTCTGATGGCTTCACGCCATACATTCAGGCATCTTCATCCCCATATTCTTGTTGGCCTGTTGTTGTGACCCCGTATAATCTCCCGCCTGAAATGTGCATGACTAAACCATTCATGTTTTTGACTTGTCTCATACCTGGACCATCTAACCCAAAAGCAAACATTGATGTGTATTTACAACCATTAATAGACGAGCTTCAACAATTGTGGAGTGAAGGGGCTTTGACTTATGATATTTCCATGAAACAAAACTTTGTAATGAGGGCAACCTTAATGTGGACAATTAACGATTTTCCTGCTTATGGCATGTTATCTGGATGGAGTACCCAAGGTAAGTTGGCATGTCCGGTGTGTATGGATGGAAATAAGgcttttactttaaaatacgaTGGCAAAAATTCATGGTTTAATTGTCACCGTCGTTTCTTACCTCAtaatcatgcatttagaagtAAAAAAGGGTTcactaaaaatagagttgtgaaGGATGAACCTCCTCCAATATTGAATGGTGAAGAAGTTTGGGGTTTGGTTCACAATATTCCACATGTGATAGATAATGCACATACTAAATTGTTTGGATATGGA AACAAGACTAAGGACAATGAAAAAGCACGAATGGACTTGGCCATCATTTGCCAACGTAGCGACCAGGAGTTGGTTCCACATAACAatggaaaaatgaaaaaacctAAGGGAAATTATTGTCTTACGTCTAGTGAGGCAAAGAAAGTTCGTAAATGGATAAAGGAGCTTAAGATGCCAGATGGGTATGCTTCTAACTTGGCAAGATGTGCAGATGTTAATACAGGACAAATAAATGGGATGAAAAGCCACGATTGTCACGTATTTATGGAGTGTTTGCttccatttttatttagttCACTGCCTGACCATGTGTGGAAACCATTAACAGAATTAAGTCAATTCTTTAAAGGCTTGTGCAGCAATACCTTAAGACACGATGAATTGGTCAAATTGGGTGAAAATATTCCATTCATCATATGCAAACTTGAAAGAATCTTTCCACCAGGATTATTTGATTCAATGGAACATCTTCTAATTCACCTACCATATGAGGCAAAACTTGGTGGTCCAGTTCAAtatcgatggatgtatccatttgaaag AATGATGGGTGATTTTAAGCGCACAGTGAAAAACAAGGCTAGAGTGGAAGGCTCAATATGTATGTCATACTTACATCGAGAGACAACATATTTTTGTTCCCACTATTTCAAAACAATCTCTTTGTTTAATAGAAGCCAACATAATGAAGGTGCAAACTTAAATGATGTTGTCACAACAACACTGTCAATTAGCAATCAATTAGGACGTCCTAGTGGGAAGGCCCAAACACATTGGTCGAGTGATGCTGAAAGAAGATCTGCTCATTTACACATCCTCATCAATTGCAACGAGGTCAAGcctgttggactttag